From the genome of Oryza glaberrima chromosome 1, OglaRS2, whole genome shotgun sequence:
CCAGAAATGCTGTAAGAGAGCCTACCTCTCAACTTGTTCTATTTCTCTCTGTAGGTTGTTTTTTGGATGGACTAATATGCAAAAACCAGCTTTTATTAATCAAAGCTTAGTCTTAATCTAACCAGTTGCTCATGATGTATATGCATCTTCAATTATGAGATAGTACCTGTATATGCAAGGGAACAATAATAGCTTTCTTGGACCACTTAGCAAATCTGGAGTTATAGGGCCCGTGAGTAAGCAATCTTCTAGAGACTCCCAAGTCCTAACATGATGCTGTATTTATATTAACACATTTCAAGGAACTGACCCTAATTTCCTCTCATAGAAAAGGACTTTTGTGAAGTAATCTCTGGATGAAATTATTGTTGCTTAACAAGAACTTGTGTTAACAATTTCAAGAAACTTAGCATAAGTTACTGACATATGAGACAATTACTCGTTCATACTACAAATGTGGAATATACACAAATTAGATAAAGTTCCATGCTAAACTTGTTCCTAAACAAATGGTAAACAAGTCAATTTTATGAACTTGCTGTCCATTCTGAAGCTGAGTCGATGTTCATGGAATTCAGGTGTGCCCGTTGTGCGCCGACAATATAGGGAGAGACATGGGTGCCCATTTCAGAGTTCAACACTCACATCTTCTCAAGGTACCACTAATCCTACTACTTGAGAACCAATGCCAGTATATTATAAGCACAATGAATCATTCACTTCATCATCTGATCaaacataaatctgaacatggCAGAGAAGGAAACCTTCTAGGCCCAGCAGCTCATGGCCTACACCCTCCAACAATTCAGACCCCTACTTTGAGGGGCCTCCACAGTATATGATGAACAACAGGACATACCAAGATCCAGCACCTGATCCACTGCTCTCCCAATTTATCTGCAGCATGGCTCAAACTGACACTAACTCGGATAACACAAACACTGAAATTGCAGTTTCAGCAGTCTCACATGATCAGAGGTAAATAAAGATTTCTGTTCATCGTTCAGTAGTTCAGAACTTGGTGTTACTGGAATACTGGTTATGAATGCCAAGTAACTGATGATGCATTCTTGTTGCAGGTTGAGTCAGCGTGTGACTCTGACTGATGATGCATCCAAGCTGGAACTCAAGGAAAGGTTGCAAAGAATCGAGTTTGTCAAGGAGATAATCATGTCGACAATTCTTTAATTTGTTGTCTAGTGTTACTTAGCAAGTTTTATTTATGTTTTGTGTTTTGTGAGCGCAGATGTATCAGTCATGTATGCGCAACATCCCCTGGCTCACAGATATATAATCTATACCATGTAATATTCTAGTAGATGAATGCTTGCATACTTTGGCTCCAAGTTTGTCATATGAATTATTATACATCTGGCAGGAGAATATGCCATATCCCATACTAATACCTGGATACATAATTACATTAAAAAGAACTCCATTGCAGGAATCGTCTGTTCCAGTTGACTCGATAGCATCTTCCAGTTATGAGGACGACTAGACAATGCTTCTGGTTGTGGTCACACTATATAATATTAagctataataataataagaacaCAGcatggagggaaaaaaaaaaagtagaaacaGTGAGGAGGGCTGTGACAACTCATGAAAATAGCATAGCACAGCACAG
Proteins encoded in this window:
- the LOC127776546 gene encoding protein DEHYDRATION-INDUCED 19 homolog 5 — encoded protein: MEVEASYSYGFLPSGRHQPYAPPPPHPAEEGELWEYFPCPFCYIEVEVPFICNHLQEEHCFDTRNAVCPLCADNIGRDMGAHFRVQHSHLLKRRKPSRPSSSWPTPSNNSDPYFEGPPQYMMNNRTYQDPAPDPLLSQFICSMAQTDTNSDNTNTEIAVSAVSHDQRLSQRVTLTDDASKLELKERLQRIEFVKEIIMSTIL